From Synoicihabitans lomoniglobus, the proteins below share one genomic window:
- the brxD gene encoding BREX system ATP-binding protein BrxD, whose product MTSLSPKKRTEILDAVRRGTVPKDGLDVLAVGLDKFLDPMDQDLAKLAGGGSAFKAVRGDYGCGKTFFSRWLQERARSQNLATAEVQISETETPLHRLETVYRRMIERLATQSSRSAAFRGVLDSWFYVLEEDVLSNGKVDANDADTLLAATNELMEQRLNAISRQSPSFSAALRGYRAALAEGDAGVAEGLVAWLSGQPNVAAAVKRTANIKGEVDHFAALSFLQGLLVVLKDSGHPGMVLVLDEVETLQRVRGDVREKALNALRQLIDEIDAGRFPGLMLIITGTPAFFEGPQGIKKLPPLAQRLHTDFDTEMRFDNPRAPQIRLRAFDFDMLLEVGRKFRDIFADGSKVRDRILATVDDALIESLAKGVSGTLGGKTGIAPRIFLKKLVVDILDRVELHPGFDPRKDYRLTIKQDELNLEERNQMPASSVEDIKLEL is encoded by the coding sequence ATGACTTCCCTAAGCCCCAAGAAGCGCACTGAAATTCTCGATGCGGTGCGGCGTGGAACCGTGCCTAAAGACGGTCTCGATGTCCTGGCGGTGGGACTCGACAAATTTCTTGATCCCATGGATCAGGATCTGGCGAAACTAGCCGGGGGCGGAAGTGCCTTCAAAGCCGTGCGAGGAGACTACGGATGCGGAAAGACGTTCTTCTCCCGTTGGCTGCAGGAGCGGGCCCGATCGCAGAATCTCGCCACCGCGGAGGTGCAGATCTCCGAGACGGAAACACCGCTGCACCGGCTGGAGACCGTATATCGGCGCATGATCGAACGACTCGCCACCCAGAGCTCACGCTCGGCAGCGTTTCGCGGGGTGTTGGACAGTTGGTTCTATGTGCTGGAGGAGGACGTGCTCAGTAATGGCAAAGTGGACGCCAATGATGCGGACACGCTCCTGGCCGCCACCAACGAACTCATGGAGCAGCGCCTGAATGCGATATCGCGGCAGTCCCCCAGTTTTTCGGCTGCATTGCGTGGCTATCGTGCAGCGCTGGCCGAAGGAGATGCCGGAGTCGCCGAAGGGCTGGTCGCGTGGCTGTCCGGCCAACCCAATGTCGCGGCGGCAGTGAAGCGGACCGCTAACATCAAAGGTGAGGTGGATCACTTTGCCGCGTTGAGTTTCCTGCAAGGTCTGCTCGTGGTGCTTAAGGATTCGGGACACCCGGGAATGGTGTTGGTGCTCGATGAGGTGGAGACCTTGCAGCGAGTCCGGGGGGATGTGCGCGAGAAGGCGCTCAATGCGCTGCGTCAGTTGATCGACGAAATCGATGCCGGACGCTTCCCGGGTCTCATGCTTATCATCACGGGCACGCCGGCGTTCTTCGAAGGACCGCAAGGGATTAAAAAACTCCCGCCACTGGCCCAGCGGTTGCACACCGATTTTGATACCGAAATGCGGTTCGATAATCCGCGCGCGCCGCAAATTCGGCTGAGGGCGTTTGACTTCGATATGCTGCTCGAAGTCGGACGTAAGTTTCGAGACATCTTCGCGGATGGTTCGAAGGTGAGGGATCGGATACTCGCGACCGTAGACGATGCATTGATCGAGTCTTTGGCGAAAGGCGTCAGCGGCACGCTGGGCGGAAAGACCGGCATAGCCCCGCGTATCTTTCTCAAGAAACTGGTGGTGGATATTCTCGATCGAGTTGAGCTCCATCCCGGCTTTGATCCCCGGAAGGATTACCGTCTCACCATCAAGCAGGATGAACTTAACCTGGAGGAGCGGAATCAAATGCCCGCGTCATCGGTTGAGGACATTAAACTCGAACTGTGA
- a CDS encoding DEAD/DEAH box helicase — MSGFEKLDPLVQHHIVNTLGWRGLRPLQERSIEPILAGEHCLLLAPTAGGKTEAAIFPVLSKLCSENWTGLSVIYVCPLRALLNNLHIRLQVYCAMVGRTCGIWHGDVRASERKKVHADHPDILLTTPESLEVMLISAHPDGREMLKSVRIVVIDEIHAFAADDRGWHMLAVLERVGRLAGRELQRLGLSATVGNPDELLQWLAGHCEGNRRVVSPPAETSTIRTDVQLDYVGSIENAALVISRIFRGEKRLVFCDSRARVELLGNELRELGVSCFLSHSSLSAEERRSAEAAFAEAQDCVIVATSTLELGIDVGDLDRVIQIDAPFSVASFLQRLGRTGRREGAVRNCLFLATSETALLRAGALLQLWEGGFVEPVQPPKHPLHLFAQQLMALSLQEKGIGVQDWKDWVSRLPPFFGVTDAEFNEVMDHLLAQEILFSDGVRLSFGDEGISRYGRRHFIELVSVFTSPPLFRVLHGRKELGTVHQIAFVRHRENEPAVLSLGGRSWVVESIEWPKRIAYVIPSKEKGKRQWISSQFGMPFALCQGVQALLKGSEEPERWSSRAKEKMASLRQDYEVLNREGDTVLVAQEDNKISWFTFAGSVLNAGIADLLIQLGISDVRATDFAVTLKGTTDVQRLLNEIERLIPADIRAAFQVSEEYLNNLKFSECLPLNTAEGIVRKRSIALAHLKEILARRRNVVLTNKGEPE; from the coding sequence GTGAGCGGATTCGAGAAACTGGATCCGCTGGTCCAGCACCACATCGTCAATACCTTGGGGTGGCGTGGACTGCGTCCCTTGCAGGAGCGCAGTATCGAACCCATTCTCGCGGGCGAACACTGCTTGCTTTTGGCGCCGACGGCGGGAGGAAAGACGGAGGCGGCGATCTTCCCGGTGTTGTCAAAGCTGTGTTCGGAGAATTGGACGGGATTGAGTGTAATCTACGTCTGCCCCTTACGGGCGCTGCTGAATAATCTGCATATCCGACTGCAGGTATACTGTGCGATGGTCGGGCGAACCTGCGGGATCTGGCATGGCGATGTCAGAGCTTCGGAACGGAAAAAGGTCCATGCAGATCACCCGGACATTCTGCTGACGACGCCGGAGTCGTTGGAGGTCATGTTGATCAGTGCGCATCCCGATGGGCGGGAAATGCTGAAGTCCGTTAGGATCGTTGTGATTGATGAAATTCACGCGTTTGCGGCGGATGACCGGGGCTGGCACATGTTGGCTGTTTTGGAGCGGGTTGGGCGATTGGCGGGCCGTGAGCTGCAGCGACTCGGACTGTCGGCAACGGTGGGTAATCCAGACGAGTTACTCCAGTGGTTGGCCGGTCACTGCGAAGGTAACCGCAGGGTGGTGAGTCCGCCGGCCGAGACCTCGACTATTCGGACGGATGTGCAGCTGGATTATGTCGGCAGCATTGAGAATGCGGCGCTTGTAATTTCGCGTATTTTTCGCGGAGAGAAGCGATTGGTTTTCTGTGACAGCCGGGCGCGAGTGGAACTGTTGGGAAACGAGCTCAGAGAGCTAGGAGTATCCTGCTTTCTTTCCCACAGCTCCTTGAGCGCGGAGGAACGCAGATCGGCGGAGGCGGCGTTCGCCGAGGCTCAGGACTGCGTCATCGTCGCCACGAGCACTTTGGAGCTGGGTATTGATGTCGGTGATTTGGACCGCGTCATTCAGATCGATGCGCCGTTTTCGGTCGCCTCGTTTCTGCAGCGACTGGGGAGGACGGGACGAAGGGAAGGAGCGGTTCGGAACTGCCTCTTTCTGGCCACCAGCGAAACCGCGTTGCTCCGAGCGGGGGCGCTGTTGCAGCTCTGGGAAGGTGGATTCGTGGAGCCCGTGCAGCCGCCGAAGCATCCGTTGCATTTGTTCGCCCAGCAGTTGATGGCGCTCTCGCTGCAAGAAAAAGGAATCGGAGTCCAGGACTGGAAGGACTGGGTGTCGCGTCTTCCTCCGTTTTTTGGAGTAACCGATGCCGAGTTCAACGAAGTGATGGATCATCTGCTGGCCCAGGAGATTTTGTTTTCTGACGGAGTGAGGCTCAGCTTCGGGGACGAGGGAATCAGTCGTTACGGAAGGAGACATTTCATTGAGCTGGTTTCAGTGTTCACGTCACCACCCCTGTTTCGGGTGCTACACGGCAGGAAGGAACTCGGCACGGTTCACCAGATCGCGTTTGTCCGGCATCGCGAAAATGAGCCGGCGGTGTTGTCGCTGGGTGGGCGAAGTTGGGTGGTGGAATCCATCGAATGGCCAAAGCGAATCGCCTACGTGATTCCGTCGAAAGAGAAGGGCAAGCGCCAGTGGATCAGTTCTCAGTTCGGAATGCCGTTCGCTCTCTGCCAAGGCGTTCAGGCGTTGCTGAAGGGGAGCGAAGAACCAGAGCGTTGGAGTTCACGAGCCAAGGAGAAAATGGCGTCACTCCGGCAAGATTACGAGGTGCTCAATCGCGAAGGTGATACGGTCCTCGTCGCGCAGGAGGACAACAAGATCAGCTGGTTCACCTTTGCTGGAAGCGTGCTCAATGCGGGAATCGCGGATCTACTTATTCAGCTTGGAATCAGCGATGTCAGGGCTACGGATTTCGCCGTCACGCTTAAGGGAACCACGGACGTTCAACGCCTGTTAAACGAGATAGAACGACTGATTCCCGCGGATATCCGAGCCGCATTTCAAGTCTCCGAAGAATATTTGAACAACCTGAAGTTCAGCGAGTGCTTACCTCTAAACACCGCGGAGGGAATCGTCCGTAAGCGGAGCATCGCTCTCGCCCATCTGAAAGAAATTCTAGCACGTCGCCGCAACGTAGTTCTAACGAACAAGGGGGAACCGGAATGA
- a CDS encoding DUF6933 domain-containing protein: MIIIRPTLKLAAKLKLTPLEEHPPTAGSWCDWCVRSFMAGRKSHLIFSHTESLYSIVVPQRGVTNAKGLRRAFATGIHQHLDLPAAAQHHVSALLVALTDCHFARGHDRAVLGSINDLAWIAENHLLAGDSLTHTNQRLNEAPMSLLGMDSPKEALIRLV; the protein is encoded by the coding sequence GTGATCATCATTCGCCCCACGCTCAAGCTGGCCGCCAAATTGAAGCTGACTCCATTGGAAGAACATCCGCCGACGGCGGGATCATGGTGCGACTGGTGTGTGCGCAGTTTTATGGCGGGCCGTAAATCTCATCTCATCTTCAGTCACACCGAGTCGCTTTATTCGATCGTGGTGCCGCAGCGCGGGGTGACGAACGCGAAGGGCCTGCGCAGAGCCTTTGCGACGGGTATCCACCAGCACCTCGATTTGCCGGCTGCCGCGCAACATCACGTGAGTGCGCTGCTGGTAGCGCTGACCGATTGCCACTTCGCGCGCGGCCATGACCGAGCCGTGCTCGGCTCGATCAACGACCTGGCATGGATCGCGGAGAACCATCTCCTCGCGGGAGACTCGCTCACCCACACCAACCAGCGCCTGAACGAAGCCCCGATGAGTCTCCTCGGCATGGATTCCCCGAAGGAAGCGCTGATTCGTCTGGTTTGA
- a CDS encoding sugar phosphate isomerase/epimerase family protein yields MPRSSLTPSRRNFFKTAGLAAASVALARTASATTPVADATKTTGIPFRLGVASYSLRQLPVDGVIDAMHALQTPWLCLKSFHLPYELSAADLAAARAKYEAAGLTIIGGGNIALRKDDDDDIRQYFEYAKAAGMPVMVCSPLIAALPRIEKFVKKYDIKIAIHNHGPEDKEYPAASDALKHLKGMDPRMGVCLDIGHATRAGADIVAEAAAAGPRLFDIHIKDLKVATERDSQCVVGEGLLPIAAFLRQLQRQGFSGCANLEYEIDASNPVPGMQRSIAYLRGVLAGFAA; encoded by the coding sequence ATGCCCCGCTCCTCTCTTACCCCATCTCGTCGCAACTTTTTCAAAACCGCCGGCCTCGCCGCCGCTTCCGTCGCGCTCGCTCGGACCGCATCCGCCACCACTCCCGTGGCCGACGCCACCAAGACGACGGGGATCCCGTTTCGGCTCGGCGTGGCTAGCTACTCGCTGCGCCAACTCCCCGTCGATGGCGTCATCGATGCCATGCACGCGCTACAGACGCCTTGGCTCTGCCTCAAATCGTTTCACTTGCCTTACGAGCTGAGTGCCGCGGATCTCGCCGCCGCCCGCGCCAAATACGAGGCCGCCGGTCTCACCATCATCGGCGGGGGCAACATCGCCCTGCGCAAGGACGACGATGACGATATCCGCCAATACTTCGAATACGCCAAGGCCGCCGGCATGCCGGTCATGGTGTGTTCGCCGTTGATCGCGGCCCTCCCGCGCATCGAAAAATTCGTCAAGAAATACGATATCAAGATCGCCATCCACAACCACGGTCCGGAGGACAAGGAATACCCGGCCGCCAGCGATGCGTTGAAGCACCTCAAGGGCATGGACCCGCGCATGGGCGTGTGCCTCGACATCGGCCACGCCACGCGCGCCGGGGCCGACATCGTGGCCGAGGCCGCCGCCGCCGGCCCCCGCTTGTTCGATATTCATATCAAGGACCTCAAGGTCGCCACCGAACGCGACAGCCAGTGCGTCGTCGGTGAAGGTCTGCTGCCGATCGCCGCCTTCCTGCGCCAACTTCAACGCCAGGGCTTTTCGGGCTGCGCCAATCTCGAATACGAAATCGACGCCAGCAACCCCGTGCCCGGCATGCAACGCTCCATCGCCTACCTGCGCGGCGTGCTCGCCGGTTTCGCCGCCTGA
- a CDS encoding DUF7133 domain-containing protein, with protein sequence MRSRLWLGLTLLLPCLVNIAAAAPLPGANGLELTEFAHEPMVRNVVAVTVDEQGRVYATSVVRRQAADLDIRRFKEWIESDLSLTSVEAKRAFFHRMLTPENSATYADRFEDTNGDGSFDWHDLNLLADQISRLEDTDGDGTADVTVKFNATENSEITGIAAGLAAWDGALYATVEPDILRLVDTDGDGIPDDRTVLATGFSLHLGYGGHNFSGAIIGPDGRLYVSVADRGMNVTTADGRTLANPHSGAIARSELDGSGFEIFATGLRNLQEPAFDDLGNILGVDNDGDMQGEKERFVYVPEGSDTGWRTYWQYRGDDYQPWMDEGLSIPAHPGQPAYLLPPLQSYKDGPAGFAHNPGTALNPRYRDYFFMSAFPSRNLFAFKAEPDGAAFKMVDEHTVASGVLMTGISFAPDGALYLADWSSDGYAMNEKGAVWKLDDPREAGSDLRRTTAELIAANWRKTPSRDLPTSLGHADQRVRMKAQFELVRRKRSRTLLQVAKDQSSPPLARVHAIWGLGQLLRQGRIAPSGSRVALLRDADPEIRAQTAKVLGEAKKTRRAVAPALQALLQDDADRPRFFAAIALGRLCAKTAAPALIDYLARDGDDPFHRHAAVMGLAGCASPAQLAALATDDRPTVRMGAVVALRRQHAGEVAVFLADADPLVVAEAASAIYDDTPIVAALPALADLLAQPDGLHERTLRRALGAAVHLRSVDRASAVAAIAGREDQPKPLRLLALDLLKTWPEPPRLDSVQGRYRVLPVVDAAPIAPAIEATLTALSQSADFALAEATWQTAATYRLLQDPANLTAIIQQDGALAALALQTLTDLAPPDLLSITRTALQSDHADVRAAALRVLARHAPAEFAAAATAALERNNVTEVRTALSALADQPDAIGTPLRLAALEQLQRGALAPALALDVLESAGDSADPAVTAAVAAYQKTKDASNPLAPFSETLHGGDPVRGRSIFQTSVSAQCTLCHRVRGEGSAVGPALAGIGAKPAHYLLESLIEPNAVVAPGYGFTTVTLADGETVGGTLIEESATQVRLQLADDSTRVIAASDIVERTPAMSAMPPMGLLMSKPELRDLLAYLQSL encoded by the coding sequence ATGCGCTCCCGTCTTTGGCTCGGCCTGACGCTTCTCCTCCCGTGTCTCGTCAACATCGCGGCCGCCGCGCCCTTGCCCGGTGCGAACGGGCTCGAACTGACGGAGTTTGCGCACGAACCCATGGTGCGCAACGTCGTCGCCGTCACGGTCGACGAACAGGGGCGGGTCTACGCCACCTCGGTCGTCCGGCGTCAGGCGGCCGATCTCGACATCCGCCGGTTCAAGGAGTGGATCGAGAGCGATCTTAGTCTCACTTCGGTCGAGGCAAAGCGGGCGTTCTTTCATCGCATGCTCACGCCGGAAAACTCGGCCACCTACGCCGACCGTTTTGAAGACACCAACGGCGACGGCAGTTTCGACTGGCACGATCTGAACCTGTTGGCCGACCAGATCTCACGCCTCGAAGACACCGACGGCGACGGCACGGCCGACGTGACGGTGAAATTCAACGCCACCGAGAACAGCGAAATCACCGGCATCGCCGCGGGTCTCGCCGCGTGGGACGGTGCGCTCTACGCTACGGTCGAGCCCGACATCCTGCGCCTGGTCGACACCGACGGCGACGGCATCCCCGACGACCGCACCGTGCTCGCCACCGGCTTCTCGCTGCACCTCGGATACGGCGGCCACAATTTCAGCGGCGCCATCATCGGGCCCGACGGCCGGCTCTACGTTTCGGTCGCCGATCGCGGCATGAACGTCACGACCGCCGACGGTCGCACCCTCGCCAATCCCCACAGCGGCGCCATCGCCCGCAGCGAGCTCGATGGGTCCGGATTTGAGATCTTCGCCACCGGTCTGCGCAATCTGCAGGAGCCGGCCTTCGACGACCTCGGCAACATTCTCGGCGTGGACAACGACGGCGACATGCAGGGCGAAAAGGAACGTTTCGTCTACGTGCCGGAGGGCTCCGATACCGGCTGGCGCACCTACTGGCAGTATCGCGGCGACGACTACCAACCGTGGATGGACGAAGGGCTCTCGATTCCCGCCCACCCGGGCCAGCCCGCGTATCTGTTGCCCCCGCTGCAGTCCTACAAGGACGGTCCCGCCGGCTTCGCGCACAACCCCGGCACGGCGCTCAATCCGCGCTACCGCGATTACTTTTTCATGTCCGCGTTTCCGTCCCGCAATCTCTTCGCCTTCAAGGCCGAGCCGGATGGAGCCGCCTTTAAAATGGTCGACGAACACACCGTCGCCAGCGGCGTGCTCATGACGGGAATCAGTTTTGCCCCCGACGGCGCGCTCTACCTCGCCGACTGGTCTTCCGACGGCTACGCCATGAACGAAAAGGGCGCGGTCTGGAAACTCGACGACCCGCGCGAGGCTGGCTCCGACCTGCGCCGCACCACGGCGGAACTGATCGCCGCCAACTGGCGGAAAACGCCCTCCCGCGATTTGCCGACCTCGCTCGGTCACGCCGACCAACGCGTGCGCATGAAAGCCCAGTTCGAACTCGTGCGCCGCAAGCGCTCACGCACGTTGCTTCAGGTCGCCAAGGATCAGAGCTCGCCCCCGCTCGCCCGCGTTCACGCCATCTGGGGACTCGGCCAACTCCTGCGCCAAGGCCGCATCGCGCCGAGTGGTTCGCGCGTGGCTTTGCTGCGCGACGCTGATCCGGAAATCCGCGCCCAGACCGCCAAGGTTTTGGGGGAAGCCAAGAAAACGCGCCGCGCGGTCGCGCCCGCTTTACAAGCGTTGCTGCAGGACGACGCCGATCGCCCGCGCTTTTTCGCCGCCATCGCGCTCGGCCGACTCTGTGCCAAGACCGCCGCGCCCGCGCTCATCGATTACCTCGCTCGTGACGGCGATGACCCGTTCCATCGCCACGCCGCCGTCATGGGGCTCGCGGGCTGCGCCTCACCCGCCCAGCTCGCAGCGTTGGCCACGGACGACCGGCCGACCGTGCGGATGGGCGCGGTGGTGGCGCTGCGACGTCAACACGCCGGCGAGGTGGCCGTATTTTTGGCCGATGCCGACCCTCTGGTCGTCGCGGAAGCTGCGAGCGCAATCTACGATGACACCCCCATCGTGGCCGCCCTGCCGGCGTTGGCCGACCTGCTCGCGCAGCCGGACGGGTTGCATGAACGCACTCTGCGCCGTGCCCTGGGCGCCGCCGTGCATTTGCGCTCGGTCGATCGAGCGTCGGCCGTCGCGGCGATCGCCGGTCGCGAAGACCAACCCAAACCACTCCGCCTGCTCGCATTGGATCTGCTCAAAACCTGGCCGGAGCCTCCGCGCCTCGATAGCGTGCAAGGTCGTTATCGGGTCCTCCCTGTCGTCGATGCCGCGCCCATCGCTCCGGCGATCGAGGCTACGCTCACGGCATTGAGCCAGTCCGCCGACTTTGCGTTGGCCGAAGCCACGTGGCAAACCGCCGCGACCTACCGGTTGCTGCAGGATCCCGCCAATTTGACGGCAATCATTCAACAGGACGGCGCGCTGGCGGCGCTCGCGCTGCAAACCCTTACCGACCTCGCGCCGCCCGATTTGCTCTCCATCACGCGCACCGCGCTGCAATCGGACCACGCCGACGTGCGAGCGGCGGCACTGCGGGTTTTGGCCCGGCACGCGCCCGCTGAATTCGCCGCCGCCGCCACCGCGGCGCTGGAGCGCAACAACGTGACGGAGGTGCGAACGGCTTTGAGCGCACTGGCAGACCAACCCGATGCCATCGGCACCCCGTTGCGCCTCGCCGCGCTCGAACAATTGCAGCGCGGCGCACTGGCCCCGGCGCTCGCGCTCGACGTGCTGGAATCAGCCGGGGATTCCGCCGATCCCGCCGTCACCGCCGCAGTGGCCGCGTATCAGAAAACCAAGGACGCGAGCAATCCGTTGGCTCCGTTCAGCGAGACACTGCACGGCGGGGACCCGGTTCGCGGTCGCTCCATTTTTCAAACTTCGGTATCCGCGCAATGCACCTTGTGCCACCGCGTTCGGGGTGAAGGCAGCGCGGTGGGTCCGGCCCTCGCGGGCATCGGGGCCAAGCCCGCCCACTATTTGCTGGAATCGCTGATCGAACCCAACGCCGTCGTCGCACCGGGATATGGTTTCACCACGGTGACCCTCGCCGACGGTGAAACGGTCGGCGGCACCCTGATCGAAGAATCGGCGACACAGGTTCGCCTGCAATTGGCCGACGACTCCACTCGCGTGATCGCGGCCTCCGATATCGTCGAGCGCACGCCAGCCATGTCGGCGATGCCGCCGATGGGGTTGCTCATGTCCAAGCCCGAGCTGAGAGACTTGCTGGCCTACCTGCAAAGCCTCTAA
- a CDS encoding sialate O-acetylesterase: MHFRFPPLCLILAALASGASAEVTLAPLFTDHAILQRDQPVPIWGTADPDEIVTVSFAGQAVATTADAEGKWLVSLLPMPANASGQSLTVSSDTMIVLDDILVGDLWLCGGQSNMEWPLRNANDAEAEIAAAQYPLIRHIKIERRIARDPITEARGSWTMCTPDTAPHFTAVGYFFARKLQAELNVPIGLVNSNWGGTPVEAWLPPSALQSLETRVLAASHQAVSYHRFAQQLASYQERLIEWETRRTAAVKVGENSEEPAPSAPWTPGAENHTAVLNNGMIAPLAPAALRGVIWYQGEANADQPETYRALFSAMITSWREQFQQPDLPFYWVQLANFGSAENDGWAFLREAQTQTLELPHTGQAVIIDIGDAKDIHPRNKQDVGDRLARLALARDYGRPVEDSGPTFAAAVFEDTQVAVSFTHAKGLHTRDDEAPLGFEIAGKNGEFHAATARLDHKRVLLSAPGVMNPLYVRYAWRDHLDVNLVNGEGLPAAPFRTDTL, from the coding sequence ATGCATTTTCGCTTCCCTCCCCTTTGCCTGATCCTTGCAGCCCTCGCCTCAGGGGCATCGGCTGAAGTCACTCTCGCGCCACTGTTTACCGATCATGCCATTTTGCAGCGTGACCAACCCGTGCCGATTTGGGGCACCGCTGATCCCGATGAAATCGTCACGGTTTCCTTCGCCGGCCAAGCGGTCGCGACCACCGCCGATGCCGAGGGCAAATGGCTCGTTTCTTTGCTCCCGATGCCGGCCAACGCGTCCGGGCAGTCCCTCACCGTGAGCTCCGACACCATGATCGTGCTCGACGACATTCTGGTGGGCGACCTTTGGCTCTGCGGAGGCCAATCCAACATGGAGTGGCCGTTGCGCAACGCGAACGACGCGGAAGCTGAAATCGCCGCCGCACAATACCCCCTGATCCGCCACATCAAGATCGAGCGTCGCATCGCCCGCGATCCCATCACGGAGGCGCGCGGCAGCTGGACGATGTGCACGCCCGACACCGCGCCGCATTTCACGGCCGTCGGCTACTTTTTCGCCCGCAAACTCCAGGCGGAACTCAACGTCCCCATCGGCCTCGTCAACAGCAACTGGGGCGGCACCCCCGTCGAGGCCTGGCTACCGCCCTCCGCCTTGCAGAGCCTGGAAACCCGGGTGCTGGCAGCGTCACACCAAGCCGTCTCCTACCATCGGTTCGCCCAGCAACTCGCCTCCTACCAGGAGCGCCTCATCGAGTGGGAAACCCGGCGCACGGCGGCAGTCAAAGTGGGCGAGAACTCCGAGGAACCCGCCCCCTCCGCTCCCTGGACGCCCGGCGCGGAAAACCACACGGCGGTGCTCAACAACGGCATGATCGCACCGCTCGCTCCGGCCGCGTTGCGCGGTGTGATTTGGTATCAGGGCGAAGCCAATGCCGATCAACCCGAGACCTACCGCGCCTTGTTCAGCGCCATGATCACGTCATGGCGCGAGCAGTTCCAGCAGCCCGATCTGCCCTTTTATTGGGTGCAACTCGCGAATTTCGGCAGCGCTGAAAACGACGGCTGGGCGTTTCTGCGTGAAGCCCAGACCCAGACCCTCGAACTCCCGCACACCGGCCAGGCCGTCATCATCGATATTGGCGACGCCAAGGACATCCACCCGCGCAACAAACAGGATGTCGGCGACCGGCTCGCTCGTTTGGCCCTCGCCCGCGACTACGGCCGCCCGGTCGAAGACTCCGGCCCGACGTTTGCCGCGGCGGTCTTCGAGGACACCCAGGTCGCCGTATCCTTCACGCATGCCAAAGGGCTCCACACCCGCGACGACGAGGCTCCGCTCGGCTTTGAAATCGCGGGCAAAAACGGCGAGTTCCACGCCGCGACCGCGCGACTCGACCACAAACGCGTGCTGCTCAGCGCGCCCGGCGTGATGAATCCACTCTACGTGCGCTACGCCTGGCGCGATCACCTCGACGTCAACCTCGTCAACGGCGAGGGCCTGCCCGCCGCGCCCTTCCGCACCGACACGTTGTAA
- a CDS encoding Gfo/Idh/MocA family protein codes for MALATPLETVRWGIIGVGDVCEVKSGPALQKIAGSELVAVMRRSGDQAADYAKRHGVPKWYDDADALIADPDINAIYIATPPGSHEDYTRRAAAVGKPVYVEKPMARSHAECARMVQVCADARVPLFVAFYRRRLPNILKIEQLLRDGAIGEIAHVEVKVNKPVKPDIVGAAHDPANWRLTPELSGGGYFYDLGSHQLDVLDYLLGPIAAASGLAANRGGAYDTSAEDTTVGHFRFASGVLGHGAWCFCASDQTDEELITIVGTAGEIQFDCFSGHHVELRTADGIQKRMTFDIPAHIQQPLLQTIVDELRGQADACPSTGVSGARTAWVMDQLCQRAD; via the coding sequence ATGGCTTTAGCTACCCCTTTGGAAACCGTGCGTTGGGGCATCATCGGTGTCGGTGATGTCTGCGAAGTGAAGAGTGGTCCGGCGCTGCAAAAAATCGCCGGCTCCGAACTCGTTGCGGTCATGCGACGCAGCGGCGATCAAGCGGCCGATTACGCGAAACGCCACGGAGTCCCGAAGTGGTATGATGACGCCGACGCGTTGATCGCCGACCCCGACATCAACGCCATCTACATCGCCACGCCGCCCGGTTCCCACGAGGATTACACGCGCCGGGCCGCCGCCGTCGGCAAGCCCGTCTACGTCGAGAAGCCCATGGCGCGCAGCCACGCCGAATGCGCCCGCATGGTGCAGGTTTGCGCCGATGCCCGAGTGCCGCTCTTCGTCGCCTTTTACCGCCGCCGTCTGCCCAATATTCTCAAAATCGAACAACTGTTGCGCGACGGGGCGATCGGCGAGATCGCCCACGTGGAGGTGAAGGTCAACAAGCCGGTCAAGCCCGACATCGTGGGCGCGGCGCACGACCCGGCCAACTGGCGTCTCACGCCCGAGCTCTCGGGCGGCGGTTACTTTTACGACCTCGGTTCCCATCAGCTCGATGTGCTGGACTACCTGCTCGGTCCCATCGCGGCGGCGAGTGGTCTGGCCGCCAATCGGGGCGGCGCCTACGACACGTCGGCCGAGGACACGACCGTCGGCCATTTCCGCTTTGCCAGCGGGGTGCTCGGCCACGGGGCGTGGTGTTTTTGCGCCTCGGACCAAACCGATGAGGAACTCATCACCATTGTCGGCACGGCGGGGGAGATTCAGTTCGATTGTTTCAGCGGCCACCACGTGGAGCTGCGCACCGCCGACGGTATCCAGAAACGTATGACGTTCGATATTCCCGCCCACATTCAACAGCCCCTGCTTCAGACCATTGTCGATGAACTCCGCGGCCAGGCCGACGCCTGCCCCAGCACGGGCGTTTCCGGCGCGCGCACGGCGTGGGTGATGGATCAACTTTGCCAGCGCGCGGATTGA